In Candidatus Saganbacteria bacterium, a single window of DNA contains:
- a CDS encoding YebC/PmpR family DNA-binding transcriptional regulator, protein MSGHSKWSTIKRAKAKTDATRGKIFSKLAREVTVAAKTGGGDPASNARLRLVVDKAKAANMPKDNIERAIAKGAGGGEGSTIEEFTYEGYGPAGSAVIVDVMTDNKNRTLGEVQFIFSKHGGNMGKAGCVSWQFTRCGVITADKSKVNAENLMTDAIEAGAEDINDEDAAIEIKTKPENYEAVLNALRAKGYEFISSEITLVPNSTIKVAGDEARKLLKLVDALEEHDDVQNVYSNFEIEDGAIG, encoded by the coding sequence ATGTCCGGACATTCTAAATGGTCGACCATCAAAAGGGCAAAGGCAAAGACCGACGCGACCAGAGGAAAAATATTCTCAAAACTCGCGAGAGAGGTCACTGTGGCAGCAAAGACCGGAGGGGGAGACCCCGCGAGCAACGCGCGGCTGCGTCTTGTAGTGGACAAAGCCAAGGCAGCCAATATGCCTAAAGATAATATTGAAAGGGCCATAGCGAAAGGCGCGGGCGGAGGCGAAGGCAGTACCATTGAAGAATTTACTTATGAGGGATACGGGCCTGCCGGTTCCGCGGTGATAGTCGATGTGATGACGGACAACAAGAACAGGACGCTCGGTGAAGTGCAGTTCATATTTTCAAAGCACGGCGGCAACATGGGGAAAGCGGGATGCGTTTCATGGCAGTTCACAAGGTGCGGGGTCATAACCGCGGATAAAAGCAAAGTTAACGCGGAAAACCTCATGACCGACGCGATAGAGGCGGGAGCGGAAGATATCAACGATGAGGATGCCGCGATAGAGATAAAAACAAAACCGGAGAATTACGAAGCTGTCCTTAACGCCCTGAGAGCCAAAGGATACGAGTTCATCTCGAGCGAGATAACTCTTGTCCCCAATTCGACGATCAAAGTCGCGGGTGATGAGGCGAGGAAACTTCTCAAGCTCGTCGATGCGCTTGAGGAGCACGATGACGTCCAGAACGTCTACTCGAATTTCGAAATAGAGGACGGGGCTATCGGATGA
- the glgA gene encoding glycogen synthase GlgA has product MKILVVSSEMAPFSKTGGLADVIGALPKSLKKIGHDVRVIIPKYKMTDKGGFITHPLMKDISVEIGQKKYKFDLFETKLPGSDVTVYLVGCDEYFDRDGLYQENGKDYPDNAERFLFFCKAVLISLKSMGWEPNVVHCNDWQSAFVAAFIKTIYAKDPFFNTIATVYTIHNMGYLGLFAADKMPLTGLGWEYFTPDLLEFWGNLCFAKAGLVYADVIGTVSETYSKEIALPEFGCGLDGLIRSRKDDIYGIVNGIDYEVWDPEKDKDITSNYSSSNLRGKASDKAALRKNLGLKNENGPAVIGMVTRMADQKGFDLLSGIFTKMMSLPVQFVLLGTGEPKYEKQFLAFAKKYQGKVSANIGFDSAAAPPIYAGSDMFLMPSSYEPCGLGQLISFKYGTVPIVRKTGGLADTVIDYDPLTEEGSGFVFADYSCDGLFDAVKRAVSLYVSDKKKWTSLVKKIMKYDFSWDSSAKNYINLYKKAIENLSVKNH; this is encoded by the coding sequence ATGAAGATACTTGTCGTCTCATCGGAAATGGCGCCTTTTTCCAAGACAGGCGGGCTGGCGGATGTGATAGGCGCGCTTCCTAAATCTTTAAAGAAGATCGGGCACGACGTAAGGGTGATCATACCTAAATATAAAATGACCGACAAAGGCGGTTTTATAACACATCCTCTGATGAAGGATATCAGCGTGGAGATCGGCCAGAAGAAATACAAATTCGATCTTTTTGAGACAAAACTCCCCGGCAGTGATGTAACGGTGTACCTGGTCGGCTGTGATGAATATTTTGACAGGGACGGTTTGTACCAGGAGAACGGGAAGGATTATCCTGATAATGCCGAAAGGTTCCTGTTTTTCTGCAAAGCCGTTCTCATATCGCTTAAATCAATGGGATGGGAACCTAATGTGGTCCACTGCAACGACTGGCAGTCGGCTTTTGTCGCGGCTTTTATTAAGACGATATATGCCAAAGACCCGTTCTTCAATACGATAGCGACGGTCTATACCATCCATAATATGGGATACCTCGGCCTTTTCGCGGCCGACAAGATGCCGCTGACCGGACTGGGATGGGAATATTTCACACCGGATCTTCTGGAATTCTGGGGAAACCTCTGTTTCGCGAAAGCAGGCCTCGTCTACGCGGACGTGATCGGCACGGTCAGTGAGACATATTCAAAAGAAATCGCGCTGCCGGAATTCGGCTGCGGACTTGACGGGCTGATCAGGTCAAGGAAAGACGATATCTACGGCATAGTGAACGGTATCGATTATGAGGTCTGGGACCCCGAAAAAGACAAGGACATCACGAGCAATTATTCATCTTCAAATCTCAGGGGAAAAGCGTCGGACAAAGCAGCCCTCAGAAAAAATCTGGGACTGAAAAACGAGAACGGTCCTGCTGTCATAGGCATGGTGACCAGGATGGCAGACCAGAAAGGTTTTGACCTGTTAAGCGGGATATTTACAAAGATGATGTCCCTGCCCGTGCAGTTCGTACTGCTGGGAACAGGCGAGCCGAAATACGAAAAGCAATTCCTGGCCTTTGCTAAAAAATATCAGGGAAAAGTCTCTGCCAATATCGGTTTTGACAGCGCCGCGGCGCCGCCCATATATGCGGGCTCTGATATGTTCCTGATGCCTTCCAGTTACGAGCCCTGCGGCCTGGGACAGCTTATAAGCTTCAAGTACGGGACGGTCCCCATAGTCAGAAAAACCGGAGGCCTGGCGGATACCGTTATCGATTATGATCCGTTGACCGAAGAGGGCAGCGGGTTTGTGTTCGCGGATTATTCTTGTGACGGCCTGTTTGACGCTGTCAAAAGGGCCGTGTCGTTATACGTGTCCGATAAAAAGAAATGGACATCCCTGGTCAAAAAAATAATGAAGTACGATTTTTCCTGGGATTCATCGGCAAAAAACTACATAAACCTCTATAAAAAAGCGATCGAGAACCTTTCCGTCAAAAATCATTAA
- a CDS encoding phosphatase produces the protein MKLIADLHIHTVSSGHAYNTIYEYAAKAKKKGLKYIGMTDHGPAMGGAPHPYHFANLHSLPEKINGVRVLKGIEANIMDSEGNLDLAHEFLKDLELVIVSFHINLGYDGSDKKKNTEALIKAVRNPKVNMIGHPGNPQFETDIEAVVEECKKNGVLIEINNSSFSGIIRQGSWEPCIRFAKAVKKIGWKVCFSSDAHCLAHLAEFDKAVQLAKEAGLNLQDIVNTSEKMIEKFVLGKQQN, from the coding sequence ATGAAATTAATAGCCGACCTTCATATCCACACCGTCTCTTCGGGACACGCTTATAACACCATCTATGAATATGCCGCTAAAGCGAAGAAAAAAGGCCTAAAATATATTGGCATGACAGACCACGGCCCTGCGATGGGAGGGGCCCCGCACCCATATCATTTTGCCAATCTGCATTCGCTTCCCGAAAAGATAAACGGCGTCAGGGTACTGAAAGGCATCGAGGCGAACATCATGGACAGTGAAGGGAACCTTGATCTCGCACATGAGTTCTTAAAAGATCTGGAACTGGTGATAGTCTCGTTCCATATAAATCTCGGTTATGACGGGAGCGATAAGAAAAAAAATACGGAAGCGCTTATCAAAGCGGTCAGGAACCCTAAAGTGAACATGATAGGGCATCCGGGAAACCCGCAGTTCGAAACGGATATAGAGGCGGTGGTGGAAGAATGCAAAAAGAACGGGGTGCTTATCGAGATAAACAACAGCAGTTTCTCCGGAATAATAAGACAGGGGAGCTGGGAGCCCTGCATCAGGTTCGCCAAAGCCGTCAAGAAGATCGGATGGAAGGTCTGCTTCAGCAGCGACGCGCACTGCCTGGCTCACCTGGCGGAGTTCGATAAGGCGGTCCAATTGGCAAAGGAAGCGGGGCTAAATCTTCAAGATATTGTCAATACTTCGGAAAAGATGATAGAAAAGTTTGTCTTGGGTAAACAGCAGAATTGA
- the rmuC gene encoding DNA recombination protein RmuC — MIEILLIIVILLLIIAIGLIFLKQSKPQDLQILEKGQERVERAVKDEISKNREESGAGAKNLRDELFNQLTKLTSINTDRLDKMRETIEERLKLLQDDNSKKLEKMRETVDEKLQSTLEKRLGESFKFVSERLEMVHKGLGEMQNLAIGVGDLKKVLTNIKSRGTWGEMQLEKLLEEVLSPEQYEKNVATKKGSSERVEFAVKLPGKEKDHIWLPIDSKFPKEDYEKLVDAQDRGDIALIEELGRALEIRIKSEAKDIREKYINPPNTTDFGIMFLPFEGLYAEVLRRPGLAEILQRDYRVIISGPTTIYALLNSLQMGFRTLAIEKRASEVWKILSAVIVEFGKFGDILDKTKKKLEEATNTIDDAARKSRTIESKLKRVQTMPAADEAPMIGEPEN, encoded by the coding sequence ATGATCGAGATATTATTAATTATAGTAATTTTGTTGTTGATAATTGCCATTGGCCTGATCTTTTTAAAACAATCCAAACCTCAAGATCTTCAAATACTTGAAAAAGGGCAGGAAAGGGTTGAAAGGGCAGTGAAGGATGAGATCTCAAAGAACAGGGAAGAATCCGGGGCCGGCGCCAAAAATTTAAGAGATGAGCTTTTCAATCAGCTTACAAAACTCACATCGATAAATACGGACCGTCTTGACAAGATGAGGGAGACGATAGAAGAGAGATTGAAACTTCTCCAGGATGACAACAGCAAGAAGCTTGAAAAGATGAGAGAGACGGTGGATGAAAAGCTGCAGTCGACTCTTGAAAAAAGGCTCGGCGAATCGTTCAAATTCGTCAGCGAACGGCTCGAGATGGTCCACAAGGGCCTCGGCGAGATGCAGAACCTGGCGATCGGGGTGGGCGATCTTAAAAAAGTACTGACAAATATTAAATCCCGTGGGACATGGGGGGAGATGCAGCTTGAAAAATTGCTTGAAGAGGTCCTCAGCCCCGAACAATATGAAAAGAACGTCGCGACCAAGAAAGGAAGCAGCGAAAGAGTGGAGTTCGCCGTCAAGCTTCCCGGCAAAGAAAAAGACCATATCTGGCTGCCTATAGACTCGAAGTTTCCGAAAGAAGATTACGAAAAACTGGTCGACGCGCAGGATAGGGGAGATATCGCGTTGATCGAAGAGCTTGGCAGGGCGCTTGAAATACGGATAAAATCGGAAGCAAAGGATATCAGGGAGAAATATATAAATCCACCCAACACTACTGATTTCGGTATAATGTTCCTGCCGTTCGAAGGCCTGTATGCGGAAGTCTTGAGGAGACCCGGGCTGGCTGAGATACTTCAAAGAGACTACAGGGTCATCATCTCCGGCCCGACCACGATCTACGCGTTACTAAACAGCCTGCAGATGGGTTTCAGGACACTGGCAATAGAAAAACGCGCGAGCGAAGTCTGGAAGATATTATCCGCCGTCATCGTGGAGTTCGGCAAGTTCGGGGATATCCTTGACAAGACAAAGAAAAAACTTGAGGAAGCAACGAACACGATAGATGATGCTGCCAGGAAATCAAGGACGATCGAATCCAAACTCAAAAGGGTGCAGACGATGCCGGCGGCCGATGAAGCTCCGATGATAGGGGAGCCGGAGAACTAA
- the prmC gene encoding peptide chain release factor N(5)-glutamine methyltransferase, whose amino-acid sequence MTWTISSILDWTTGYFEKNGIENPHLEAEILLSHSLGLKRIDLYVQHERVLKDDELATFKKLILRRAKKEPTAYITGKRSFMSLDFDVDSSVLIPRPETERLVEITIDAGKDIKKDRICILDIGTGSGAVSVSLAYYLKNSYITATDISKSAIETAARNAAKHCVSDRITFIHDNIFDSKYKGDKFDIIVSNPPYIPSGEIKNLQAEIANYEPVQALDGGADGMDFYRNIFAKTHVYLFPSGYLIIEAGIGQSSKIVKMIDDSVEFETPKVFEDHNGIERVIVSRKTGAEALSGTIQRT is encoded by the coding sequence ATGACCTGGACCATATCTTCCATCCTTGACTGGACCACCGGGTATTTTGAGAAGAACGGTATTGAAAATCCCCACCTTGAAGCGGAGATACTTCTCTCACACTCTCTCGGCCTGAAAAGGATCGACCTGTACGTCCAGCATGAGAGGGTCCTGAAAGATGATGAACTTGCGACGTTCAAGAAGCTTATATTAAGAAGGGCAAAAAAGGAACCAACAGCATATATCACCGGTAAGAGATCTTTCATGTCCCTTGATTTTGATGTTGACTCATCGGTGCTGATTCCGAGGCCCGAGACCGAAAGGCTTGTTGAGATCACGATCGATGCTGGTAAAGACATCAAGAAGGACAGGATATGCATACTCGATATTGGAACGGGGTCAGGGGCTGTCTCGGTCAGCCTTGCATATTATCTTAAAAATTCATATATCACTGCCACGGATATCTCAAAGTCCGCGATAGAGACAGCAGCAAGGAACGCTGCAAAGCATTGCGTCTCTGACAGGATCACTTTCATCCATGACAATATTTTTGATTCAAAATATAAGGGAGACAAGTTCGACATCATCGTCTCAAACCCGCCGTATATCCCGAGCGGCGAAATAAAAAACCTGCAGGCGGAGATCGCCAACTATGAGCCGGTCCAGGCACTTGACGGCGGAGCCGATGGGATGGATTTCTACAGGAATATCTTTGCAAAGACCCACGTTTATCTTTTCCCGTCAGGGTATCTGATAATCGAAGCCGGTATCGGCCAGTCCTCGAAGATCGTTAAGATGATAGATGACAGCGTCGAATTTGAAACTCCCAAAGTGTTCGAAGACCACAATGGCATAGAAAGGGTCATCGTTTCCAGAAAAACAGGAGCGGAAGCCCTGAGCGGGACTATACAGAGAACCTAA
- a CDS encoding OsmC family protein yields MYKVKVKNNGGMVFTAKSEHGEIKIDAEGKAIEPLETLLAALGSCTGFYIRKYAQSANIRMDMFTLDLEAELAKGFPSYFKKIKMSIDLNGAVLSDLQKTAMMEFIKNCPVLNTLDNEPAVETVLL; encoded by the coding sequence ATGTACAAAGTCAAAGTTAAGAACAACGGCGGTATGGTGTTCACGGCAAAGTCCGAGCACGGCGAGATAAAGATAGATGCCGAGGGGAAAGCCATTGAACCTCTTGAGACGCTTCTCGCGGCGCTGGGATCATGCACCGGATTCTACATAAGAAAATACGCGCAGTCCGCTAACATCAGGATGGATATGTTCACTCTTGATCTGGAAGCTGAACTGGCCAAAGGTTTCCCTTCATATTTCAAAAAAATAAAGATGTCAATCGACCTGAACGGAGCGGTGCTGAGCGATCTTCAAAAGACGGCCATGATGGAGTTCATAAAAAACTGCCCGGTATTGAACACCCTTGATAACGAGCCTGCAGTGGAGACTGTCCTGCTTTAG
- the coaE gene encoding dephospho-CoA kinase (Dephospho-CoA kinase (CoaE) performs the final step in coenzyme A biosynthesis.) — MKNKKLIIGVTGPIASGKSLACRALRSMGCGVIDADLVGHKLLKRGSPAFKKVINAFPGKDICRGAQIDRKKLGGIVFGDRRMLKKLERITHPLIKKEIERRISKIQNRTVVVNAAVLEEIGLAGSMDKIIAVVSGKGKRLARLMKKMSRTQALSRMRAQRSDKDYIKKADVVIRNDSSAGNLIKKTKEALKKIIPG, encoded by the coding sequence ATGAAGAACAAAAAATTGATAATAGGGGTGACCGGCCCGATAGCTTCGGGTAAAAGCCTGGCATGCAGAGCGTTGAGGTCCATGGGCTGCGGTGTTATCGACGCGGACCTGGTGGGCCATAAGTTGTTGAAAAGAGGCTCCCCGGCATTTAAAAAAGTCATTAATGCCTTCCCTGGAAAAGACATTTGCCGAGGAGCGCAGATCGACAGAAAAAAGCTGGGTGGTATTGTTTTCGGTGACAGGCGTATGCTGAAAAAGCTTGAAAGGATCACCCATCCCTTGATAAAAAAAGAGATCGAACGCCGGATCTCAAAAATACAAAATAGAACTGTCGTGGTCAACGCGGCTGTGCTCGAAGAGATAGGGCTTGCCGGCAGCATGGACAAGATAATAGCCGTCGTCTCCGGTAAGGGTAAAAGGCTGGCACGGCTTATGAAGAAGATGTCCAGGACGCAGGCGCTTTCCCGCATGAGGGCTCAAAGGAGCGATAAGGATTATATTAAAAAAGCTGATGTCGTGATCAGGAACGATTCAAGTGCCGGAAATCTCATCAAAAAGACGAAAGAAGCCCTCAAAAAGATTATCCCAGGCTGA
- the prfA gene encoding peptide chain release factor 1 produces MSFVVKLTKFEDRYKELESLLSHPDTLADREKIQKFSKEFSDLKEIVDKYRQYKAASEDLEDIKDSKDTELKELHKDLSEKMMSLEKEIEVLLLPKDPNDEKNIYMEIRAGTGGEEAALFAGQLFRMYIRYAERHNWKVDMMDSNPTGLGGFKEVIFAVLGKGAYSRLKYESGTHRVQRVPATEASGRIHTSAATVAVLPEVEDVDIKIDEKEIRIDVYRSGGAGGQNVNKVSTAIRITHMPTGIVVQCQDERSQHQNKEKAFRFLKARLYELEEAKRKDGISQMRKIQVGSGDRSEKIRTYNFPQNRITDHRIGLSVFNITEVMDGAIDELIDGLTSADRIAKLEASVK; encoded by the coding sequence ATGAGCTTTGTTGTCAAACTGACAAAATTCGAAGACCGCTACAAAGAGCTTGAATCCCTCTTGTCGCATCCCGACACCCTGGCGGACAGGGAAAAGATCCAGAAATTCAGCAAGGAGTTCTCTGACCTCAAAGAGATCGTGGATAAATACAGGCAGTATAAAGCCGCGTCAGAAGACCTCGAAGACATAAAAGACTCCAAAGATACCGAGCTTAAGGAACTTCATAAAGATCTTTCGGAAAAAATGATGTCCCTTGAAAAAGAGATAGAAGTCCTGCTCCTTCCGAAAGACCCCAACGATGAAAAGAACATTTACATGGAGATCAGGGCCGGGACCGGCGGCGAGGAAGCCGCGCTTTTCGCGGGACAGCTTTTCAGGATGTATATCAGGTATGCCGAGCGCCATAACTGGAAAGTCGACATGATGGACTCGAACCCGACGGGTCTCGGAGGCTTCAAAGAAGTCATCTTCGCGGTACTAGGCAAAGGGGCCTACAGCCGGTTGAAATACGAGAGCGGCACGCATCGTGTCCAGCGTGTCCCGGCTACGGAGGCTTCGGGCAGGATACATACCTCGGCGGCGACCGTCGCGGTGCTCCCGGAAGTCGAAGACGTCGATATTAAAATAGATGAAAAAGAAATTCGGATCGACGTTTACAGGTCCGGCGGAGCCGGCGGGCAGAATGTCAACAAAGTGAGCACGGCGATCAGGATAACGCATATGCCGACAGGCATCGTCGTACAGTGCCAGGACGAAAGAAGCCAGCACCAGAACAAGGAAAAAGCTTTCAGGTTCCTGAAAGCACGGCTTTACGAGCTTGAAGAGGCAAAAAGAAAAGACGGGATCAGCCAGATGAGAAAGATACAGGTTGGCAGCGGCGACAGGAGCGAAAAAATAAGGACTTACAATTTTCCGCAGAACAGGATCACCGACCACCGGATAGGCCTTTCTGTATTCAATATCACGGAGGTCATGGACGGAGCTATCGATGAGCTTATCGACGGTCTCACTTCTGCCGACCGCATAGCTAAACTGGAAGCATCGGTAAAATGA
- the rpmE gene encoding 50S ribosomal protein L31 — MKEKIHPKYHAVLVKCACGAQYEIGSTKESIRVDICSACHPLFTGKQKLLDTEGRVDKFKKKYAAKELTPKKKKIRTPKKDKKKK, encoded by the coding sequence ATGAAAGAAAAAATCCACCCTAAATACCATGCCGTGCTGGTCAAGTGCGCCTGCGGCGCGCAGTACGAGATCGGCTCCACAAAAGAAAGCATCCGCGTGGACATCTGCAGCGCCTGCCACCCTCTTTTCACCGGGAAACAGAAACTGCTTGATACCGAAGGAAGGGTGGACAAATTCAAGAAGAAATATGCGGCTAAAGAACTTACTCCGAAAAAGAAGAAGATAAGAACCCCGAAAAAAGATAAAAAAAAGAAGTAG